From Antennarius striatus isolate MH-2024 chromosome 9, ASM4005453v1, whole genome shotgun sequence, one genomic window encodes:
- the cyth2 gene encoding cytohesin-2 yields the protein MTVNSGIFMPKSKAPKMDDLDYIPVDLSPEERSELEDIRRRKGILMQEIQRLREELREAILEVEGLETSTEGSKTLQKSRHVAMGRKKFNMDPKKGIVFLVENELLRHTSEDIAQFLYKGEGLNKTAIGDYLGERDDFNIKVLQAFVDLHEFTDLNLVQALRQFLWSFRLPGEAQKIDRMMEAFAQRYCHCNPGVFQSTDTCYVLSFAIIMLNTSLHNPNVRDKPGVDRFISMNRGINEGGDLPEELLRNLYESIKNEPFKIPEDDGNDLTHTFFNPDREGWLLKLGGRVKTWKRRWFILTDNCLYYFEYTTDKEPRGIIPLENLSIREVEDPRKPNCFELYIPNNRGQLIKACKTEADGRVVEGNHMVYRISAPTPEEKDEWIHSIKSAVSVDPFYEMLAARKKRISLKKKEEQP from the exons aTGACAGTCAACTCTGGAATATTTATGCCTAAAAGTAAAGCGCCtaaaatggatgatttggacTACA TCCCAGTAGACCTGAGCCCAGAGGAGCGCTCAGAGCTAGAGGACATCCGCAGGAGGAAGGGCATCCTGATGCAGGAGATCCAGAGGCTCAGAGAGGAATTACGAGAGGCaattttggaggtggaaggactgGAGACAAGCACAGAGGGCAG CAAAACTTTACAGAAAAGCAGACATGTGGCAATGGGCAGGAAAAAATTCAACATGGACCCTAAAAAG GGTATCGTGTTTCTGGTGGAGAATGAGCTGCTCAGACACACTTCAGAAGACATTGCTCAGTTCTTATACAAAGGAGAGGGCCTCAACAAAACTGCTATAGGAGACTATCTGGGAGAAAG GGATGACTTTAACATCAAAGTTCTTCAGGCCTTCGTTGACCTCCATGAGTTTACTGATCTCAACCTCGTTCAGGCCCTCAG ACAGTTCCTTTGGAGTTTCCGTTTGCCTGGTGAAGCCCAGAAGATTGACAGGATGATGGAGGCTTTTGCTCAGAGATACTGCCACTGTAACCCTGGCGTCTTCCAGAGCACTG ACACATGTTATGTGCTGTCATTTGCCATAATTATGCTGAACACAAGCCTCCATAACCCAAATGTGAGAGATAAACCTGGTGTGGACCGTTTCATCTCTATGAACCGAGGCATCAACGAAGGGGGAGACCTCCCTGAAGAGCTGCTCAGA AATCTGTATGAAAGTATTAAAAATGAGCCCTTCAAGATCCCTGAGGATGATGgtaatgacctgacacacacattcttCAACCCTGACAGAGAGGGCTGGCTTCTTAAACTTG ggGGGCGAGTTAAAACCTGGAAGCGCCGATGGTTTATCCTCACAGATAACTGCCTTTATTACTTTGAATACACTACA GATAAGGAACCACGAGGAATCATTCCATTGGAAAACCTTAGTATCCGCGAAGTTGAAGACCCAAGAAAACCT AACTGCTTTGAGTTATATATCCCCAACAACCGTGGTCAGCTAATCAAGGCATGTAAAACAGAGGCTGATGGGAGAGTAGTGGAGGGGAACCATATGGTGTACCGTATCTCCGCTCCTACACCCGAAGAGAAGGATGAATGGATCCACAGCATCAA ATCTGCTGTCAGTGTTGACCCCTTCTACGAAATGCTTGCTGCCAGGAAGAAACGTATATctctgaagaagaaggaggaacaACCATAA
- the sphk2 gene encoding sphingosine kinase 2 isoform X1, whose translation MRSPEPSSPSTSEALLHGQFASWGSSSSNNNSCPNSPGGPGGHSPAASPTLSPASNYALTLTHTHIHIQRLSPRPGKEARLLLPLSELVGCSCPRAPAPPLLVLYWYPPGKRRKGVSRRRQVRAYLAESRPEAERWSAAVQCLLRDVTVTADTEFSRSLLPRPRRLLLLVNPFSGRGQAMQWCQTHILPMIREANISYNLIQTERQNHARELIREISLREWDGIIIVSGDGLLHEVINGLMERSDWEQAIKTPVGILPCGSGNALAGSINHNAGYDMCLREPLLLNCCFLLCRGGIRPMDVVSVTTSPPSNNNHATAPRRLFSFLSVAWGFVSDVDIESERYRGLGSARFTLGTLVRIASLRSYKGRLSYLPPSVCTSSPDATPPPPRRPLSRSITEGLEGFCRTPIHRTCSDMGISEQRSLRKGEGEREKEERQRERERRRERARGGGTGVVRASSLAEDRERELEGEVEMEAEEARSGTSSESNERDGCSTGRVERLAGIKDEREDEERVEHDSSEMEEEEKVKDGDITEGSIEGERVSHAGELGESRGVNPEREADEEPEGDFSYPNGLQEGRQTLRKNSAPSSQIMKTLFNQPLSQEADPDSGTSYGVEDMDLNGAYFQKEPYQLDVSRERSLTISSPFRHSPFSHKPKTLDQNQNASRPRPLSLLQHSHSNSLPPKLPSLSLSLSPTPPSSPSCASPHSSSFLVPRPNTPNSTSPSPSLRTQSSSFNFDLTEPAGPQKSCLYPLPLNIPKDDLLPPLDQPLPTRDWVTIEGDFVLVLALYQTHLGADLHAAPQAKFDDGLIHLTFVRAGISRATLLRLFFAMERGTHHSVTSPFVSHVTCRAFRLQPLSTRGTLTVDGELVPYGPLQAQVHPSMARLIVGDSGVKITRF comes from the exons ATGCGATCCCCAGAACCATCTTCACCCTCCACTTCAGAGGCCCTCCTTCACGGCCAGTTTGCCAGCTGGGgatccagcagcagcaacaataaCAGCTGCCCAAACAGCCCTGGTGGTCCAGGTGGACACTCCCCTGCTGCCTCCCCCACTCTGTCTCCAGCCTCCAATTATGCCTTGACTCTCAcccacacccacatacacatcCAGCGTCTTTCACCGCGGCCAGGGAAGGAAGCCCGTCTCCTCTTGCCTCTATCGGAGCTGGTTGGGTGTAGTTGCCCTCGtgcccctgctcctcctctcctaGTGCTGTACTGGTATCCGCCAGGCAAACGACGGAAAGGAGTGTCCCGACGAAGGCAGGTGAGGGCATACCTGGCAGAAAGCCGGCCTGAAGCTGAGAGATGGTCTGCAGCTGTGCAGTGTCTACTCAGAGATGTTACCGTGACTGCTGACACAG AATTTTCAAGAAGTCTGCTACCTCGTCCCAGGCGACTACTGTTATTGGTTAATCCCTTTAGTGGGAGAGGCCAAGCAATGCAATGGTGTCAGACACACATCTTGCCAATGATCAGAGAGGCCAATATTAGCTACAACCTTATACAAACAG AGCGTCAGAACCACGCTCGGGAGCTGATCAGAGAGATATCACTCAGAGAGTGGGACGGCATTATTATCGTCTCTGGAGATGGCCTGCTGCATGAG GTAATCAATGGGCTGATGGAGCGTTCTGATTGGGAGCAAGCAATAAAAACACCAGTTGGCATTCTGCCCTGTGGATCTGGGAATGCACTAGCTGGTTCCATCAACCACAATGCTGG GTATGACATGTGCCTTCGGGAGCCCCTGCTTTTGAACTGCTGCTTCTTGCTCTGTCGCGGTGGTATCCGACCCATGGATGTGGTTTCTGTGACAACAAGTCCTCCATCCAACAACAACCACGCTACAGCTCCCAGAagactgttttctttcctttctgttGCTTGGGGCTTTGTGTCTGATGTAGATATTGAGAGTGAAAG GTATCGGGGCCTGGGTTCAGCTCGCTTCACTCTGGGAACCCTGGTGCGCATCGCTTCTCTTCGATCCTACAAGGGTCGCCTGTCCTACCTGCCTCCATCTGTTTGCACCTCATCACCAGACGCCACGCCGCCTCCTCCAAGGAGACCTCTCTCCCGCAGCATCACAGAAGGTCTGGAGGGCTTCTGCCGAACGCCTATCCATCGCACGTGTTCCGACATGGGGATAAGCGAACAGAGGAGCTTACGTAAaggtgaaggagagagagaaaaggaagaacGGCAAAGGGAAAGggagagaagaagggagagagccAGGGGAGGAGGGACTGGAGTGGTGAGGGCAAGCAGCCTGGCAGAGGATAGAGAGAGGGAGCTGGAAGGGGAGGTGGAAATGGAGGCCGAAGAGGCAAGGTCTGGGACAAGTTCAGAATCAAATGAAAGGGATGGATGCAGCACGGGCCGGGTAGAAAGACTGGCAGGGATAAAGGATGAAAGGGAAGATGAAGAAAGAGTGGAACATGACTCGagtgagatggaggaggaggaaaaggtgaAGGATGGAGATATCACTGAAGGTTCCATTGAGGGGGAGCGAGTTTCCCATGCTGGAGAGCTGGGAGAGAGCCGTGGGGTAAACCCGGAGAGAGAAGCAGATGAAGAACCAGAGGGTGATTTCTCTTACCCAAATGGCCTTCAAGAAGGCAGACAAACACTAAGGAAGAATTCAGCCCCTTCAAGTCAGATAATGAAGACTCTTTTCAATCAGCCTCTCAGTCAGGAGGCCGACCCAGACTCTGGAACCTCATACGGCGTAGAAGACATGGATCTGAATGGAGCCTACTTCCAGAAAGAACCCTACCAGTTAGATGTGTCCCGTGAGCGATCTCTAACCATTTCCTCTCCGTTTCGCCACTCTCCTTTTTCTCACAAGCCCAAGACCTTGGACCAAAACCAGAACGCTTCCCGGCCGAGGCCCCTCTCCCTTCTTCAGCACTCCCACTCCAACTCTCTGCCTCCCAAACTCCCGtccctctccctgtctctctctcccacaccCCCATCGTCGCCATCGTGTGCTTCCCCACACTCCTCATCTTTTCTTGTCCCGCGTCCGAACACTCCAAATTCCACCTCGCCTTCACCCTCTCTTCGCACACAATCCTCATCTTTTAACTTTGACCTCACTGAGCCAGCGGGACCCCAGAAGAGCTGTCTTTACCCACTGCCTTTAAATATCCCGAAGGATGACTTGTTGCCCCCACTGGACCAACCCCTTCCCACCAGAGACTGGGTGACAATTGAAGGAGACTTTGTCCTGGTCCTGGCCCTTTATCAGACCCACCTCGGGGCTGACCTTCATGCTGCACCCCAGGCCAAGTTTGATGATGGGCTGATCCACCTGACCTTTGTTCGGGCTGGGATTTCAAGAGCcactctgctgagactgttcTTTGCCATGGAAAGAGGAACCCACCACTCCGTCACCTCGCCGTTTGTGAGCCATGTGACCTGCAGGGCCTTCAGGCTGCAGCCTCTGTCCACAAGGGGAACACTCACCGTGGATGGAGAGTTGGTGCCTTATGGGCCCCTTCAAGCACAG GTTCATCCTTCCATGGCTCGTCTCATCGTTGGAGATTCTGGAGTCAAGATTACCAGATTCTAA
- the sphk2 gene encoding sphingosine kinase 2 isoform X2: MKHTRGEDIHAAIKVADQVQWSFTNITEITTRRPPQEFSRSLLPRPRRLLLLVNPFSGRGQAMQWCQTHILPMIREANISYNLIQTERQNHARELIREISLREWDGIIIVSGDGLLHEVINGLMERSDWEQAIKTPVGILPCGSGNALAGSINHNAGYDMCLREPLLLNCCFLLCRGGIRPMDVVSVTTSPPSNNNHATAPRRLFSFLSVAWGFVSDVDIESERYRGLGSARFTLGTLVRIASLRSYKGRLSYLPPSVCTSSPDATPPPPRRPLSRSITEGLEGFCRTPIHRTCSDMGISEQRSLRKGEGEREKEERQRERERRRERARGGGTGVVRASSLAEDRERELEGEVEMEAEEARSGTSSESNERDGCSTGRVERLAGIKDEREDEERVEHDSSEMEEEEKVKDGDITEGSIEGERVSHAGELGESRGVNPEREADEEPEGDFSYPNGLQEGRQTLRKNSAPSSQIMKTLFNQPLSQEADPDSGTSYGVEDMDLNGAYFQKEPYQLDVSRERSLTISSPFRHSPFSHKPKTLDQNQNASRPRPLSLLQHSHSNSLPPKLPSLSLSLSPTPPSSPSCASPHSSSFLVPRPNTPNSTSPSPSLRTQSSSFNFDLTEPAGPQKSCLYPLPLNIPKDDLLPPLDQPLPTRDWVTIEGDFVLVLALYQTHLGADLHAAPQAKFDDGLIHLTFVRAGISRATLLRLFFAMERGTHHSVTSPFVSHVTCRAFRLQPLSTRGTLTVDGELVPYGPLQAQVHPSMARLIVGDSGVKITRF, translated from the exons atgaaacacacaaggggagaggacatacatgcagcaataaaagttGCCgatcaagtccagtggtctttcaccaacattacagagatCACCACAaggagaccaccacaag AATTTTCAAGAAGTCTGCTACCTCGTCCCAGGCGACTACTGTTATTGGTTAATCCCTTTAGTGGGAGAGGCCAAGCAATGCAATGGTGTCAGACACACATCTTGCCAATGATCAGAGAGGCCAATATTAGCTACAACCTTATACAAACAG AGCGTCAGAACCACGCTCGGGAGCTGATCAGAGAGATATCACTCAGAGAGTGGGACGGCATTATTATCGTCTCTGGAGATGGCCTGCTGCATGAG GTAATCAATGGGCTGATGGAGCGTTCTGATTGGGAGCAAGCAATAAAAACACCAGTTGGCATTCTGCCCTGTGGATCTGGGAATGCACTAGCTGGTTCCATCAACCACAATGCTGG GTATGACATGTGCCTTCGGGAGCCCCTGCTTTTGAACTGCTGCTTCTTGCTCTGTCGCGGTGGTATCCGACCCATGGATGTGGTTTCTGTGACAACAAGTCCTCCATCCAACAACAACCACGCTACAGCTCCCAGAagactgttttctttcctttctgttGCTTGGGGCTTTGTGTCTGATGTAGATATTGAGAGTGAAAG GTATCGGGGCCTGGGTTCAGCTCGCTTCACTCTGGGAACCCTGGTGCGCATCGCTTCTCTTCGATCCTACAAGGGTCGCCTGTCCTACCTGCCTCCATCTGTTTGCACCTCATCACCAGACGCCACGCCGCCTCCTCCAAGGAGACCTCTCTCCCGCAGCATCACAGAAGGTCTGGAGGGCTTCTGCCGAACGCCTATCCATCGCACGTGTTCCGACATGGGGATAAGCGAACAGAGGAGCTTACGTAAaggtgaaggagagagagaaaaggaagaacGGCAAAGGGAAAGggagagaagaagggagagagccAGGGGAGGAGGGACTGGAGTGGTGAGGGCAAGCAGCCTGGCAGAGGATAGAGAGAGGGAGCTGGAAGGGGAGGTGGAAATGGAGGCCGAAGAGGCAAGGTCTGGGACAAGTTCAGAATCAAATGAAAGGGATGGATGCAGCACGGGCCGGGTAGAAAGACTGGCAGGGATAAAGGATGAAAGGGAAGATGAAGAAAGAGTGGAACATGACTCGagtgagatggaggaggaggaaaaggtgaAGGATGGAGATATCACTGAAGGTTCCATTGAGGGGGAGCGAGTTTCCCATGCTGGAGAGCTGGGAGAGAGCCGTGGGGTAAACCCGGAGAGAGAAGCAGATGAAGAACCAGAGGGTGATTTCTCTTACCCAAATGGCCTTCAAGAAGGCAGACAAACACTAAGGAAGAATTCAGCCCCTTCAAGTCAGATAATGAAGACTCTTTTCAATCAGCCTCTCAGTCAGGAGGCCGACCCAGACTCTGGAACCTCATACGGCGTAGAAGACATGGATCTGAATGGAGCCTACTTCCAGAAAGAACCCTACCAGTTAGATGTGTCCCGTGAGCGATCTCTAACCATTTCCTCTCCGTTTCGCCACTCTCCTTTTTCTCACAAGCCCAAGACCTTGGACCAAAACCAGAACGCTTCCCGGCCGAGGCCCCTCTCCCTTCTTCAGCACTCCCACTCCAACTCTCTGCCTCCCAAACTCCCGtccctctccctgtctctctctcccacaccCCCATCGTCGCCATCGTGTGCTTCCCCACACTCCTCATCTTTTCTTGTCCCGCGTCCGAACACTCCAAATTCCACCTCGCCTTCACCCTCTCTTCGCACACAATCCTCATCTTTTAACTTTGACCTCACTGAGCCAGCGGGACCCCAGAAGAGCTGTCTTTACCCACTGCCTTTAAATATCCCGAAGGATGACTTGTTGCCCCCACTGGACCAACCCCTTCCCACCAGAGACTGGGTGACAATTGAAGGAGACTTTGTCCTGGTCCTGGCCCTTTATCAGACCCACCTCGGGGCTGACCTTCATGCTGCACCCCAGGCCAAGTTTGATGATGGGCTGATCCACCTGACCTTTGTTCGGGCTGGGATTTCAAGAGCcactctgctgagactgttcTTTGCCATGGAAAGAGGAACCCACCACTCCGTCACCTCGCCGTTTGTGAGCCATGTGACCTGCAGGGCCTTCAGGCTGCAGCCTCTGTCCACAAGGGGAACACTCACCGTGGATGGAGAGTTGGTGCCTTATGGGCCCCTTCAAGCACAG GTTCATCCTTCCATGGCTCGTCTCATCGTTGGAGATTCTGGAGTCAAGATTACCAGATTCTAA
- the si:dkey-283b15.2 gene encoding neuronal pentraxin-1 — MEVMTNSLYLHLLLVPAVLFLLSTLFCPSSAFSGSDYDYGAHPRFVCTPIPVDADPACSSTAASGVGAAGPSGPGHHSAPPAGWWGASEEAKATILQLRESLVQQKETILDQRETIRELNAKLTLCESLGRGAVPHDQHHGTATHSHHTGMTSQRSPTDVWHHSNHQGHHENNKLIPDSPHYVSAGGQHSDGDQDSHNQGKDKHVTPGEVTSSPEQMERLLHALKERLDNLQKRNTSITYSTSLRELLQRKISTLEQQLHHRTTAPSSPDPHHDDSNHRDDGEHHDADTSHPDDHMEDHNDGSHSDTHTDHHDDSHEDDHHDTDSSHDDHDDDHHHDRDDDDDDEHHNKEADDHSYLQHTGYRALGPHADFQSNKLESILNQLSLAGSSRKKSKNADAFQISFPIRTNYMHGRVKRTLMHEIFALTLCLWIKAGVGPGLGTPFSYSAPGQANELVLIEWGNNPMELLINDKAATLPLSLSDGKWHHVCVTWTTRDGHWEAYQDGMQRGSGINLSPWHPIKPGGVFILGQEQDTLGGRFDATQSFVGEMSDLHMWSHVLTASDIYSLASCGSHLRGDVIAWSNMEVELHGGVSKYPFDPCH; from the exons ATGGAAGTCATGACAAACTCTCTATATCTACACTTGCTTCTTGTTCCTGCTGTATTATTTCTACTTTCAACCCTCTTTTGCCCTTCATCAGCCTTCTCAGGGTCTGACTATGACTATGGAGCTCACCCACGTTTTGTTTGCACCCCCATTCCTGTGGATGCAGATCCTGCCTGCTCCTCCACGGCAGCTTCAGGTGTAGGGGCGGCAGGGCCCAGCGGACCCGGGCATCACAGTGCACCTCCTGCTGGTTGGTGGGGGGCGAGCGAAGAAGCCAAAGCCACCATCCTCCAACTTAGGGAGAGCCTTGTTCAGCAGAAAGAGACCATCTTGGATCAGAGGGAGACTATCAGAGAGCTGAACGCTAAGCTCACCCTGTGCGAGAGCCTCGGGCGGGGTGCGGTGCCTCACGACCAGCACCACGGCACAGCTACACATTCCCATCACACAGGCATGACAAGTCAGCGATCTCCCACCGACGTCTGGCACCACAGCAACCATCAGGGTCATCATGAAAACAACAAGCTCATACCAGACTCACCTCACTATGTTTCTGCTGGGGGACAACATTCTGATGGAGATCAAGACAGTCACAACCAGGGGAAGGATAAACATGTGACACCAGGGGAAGTCACATCATCTCCAGAGCAGATGGAGAGGCTGTTGCATGCACTGAAGGAGAGGCTGGACAATCTGCAG AAGAGGAACACCTCCATCACTTATTCCACCTCTCTGAGGGAGTTGCTTCAAAGGAAGATCAGCActctggagcagcagctccaccatcGCACCACAGCCCCCAGCAGTCCGGACCCTCACCACGACGACAGCAACCACAGGGATGATGGAGAACACCATGATGCTGACACCAGTCACCCAGACGACCACATGGAGGATCACAATGATGGCAGtcacagcgacacacacacgGACCATCACGATGACAGCCACGAGGATGACCACCACGACACAGACAGCAGCCATGATGACCATGATGACGACCACCACCACGAtagggatgatgatgatgatgatgagcaccATAATAAGGAAGCAGATGATCACAGTTACCTTCAACACACAGGATACAGAGCTCTTGGGCCACATGCTGATTTCCAATCCAATAAACTGGAGTCAATCCTCAACCAGCTGAGCCTTGCAG GTTCCAGCAGGAAGAAATCCAAGAATGCCGATGCCTTCCAAATCAGTTTCCCCATAAGAACCAACTACATGCACGGACGAGTGAAGAGGACCCTGATGCACGAGATCTTTGCTCTGACTTTGTGTCTTTGGATCAAGGCGGGCGTGGGGCCTGGCCTTGGGACTCCCTTTTCTTACTCTGCACCTGGACAAGCTAATGAACTGGTGCTCATTGAGTGGGGGAACAACCCCATGGAGCTGCTGATCAATGATAAG GCTGCGACACTCCCCCTGTCTCTGAGTGACGGGAAGTGgcaccatgtgtgtgtgacctggaccACACGGGATGGACATTGGGAGGCTTACCAGGATGGCATGCAGCGGGGATCTGGGATCAATCTGTCCCCGTGGCACCCAATCAAGCCCGGAGGAGTCTTCATCCTGGGACAAGAACAg GACACTCTGGGAGGTCGATTTGATGCGACTCAGTCATTTGTGGGTGAGATGTCTGACCTGCACATGTGGTCACATGTCCTGACAGCCAGTGACATCTACAGCTTGGCGTCCTGCGGCAGCCACCTCAGAGGAGACGTCATCGCCTGGTCCAACATGGAGGTGGAGCTTCATGGTGGCGTCTCCAAATACCCTTTTGACCCCTGTCACTGA
- the LOC137601470 gene encoding protein BTG3-like — protein MKAEIAAAVWFLRNLVERAHRKPEPHKLDLFCEKLASALQKKFEGHWYPENPSKGQAFRSIRVNQFSGPDPDVLWSCQESGIESGEMIMPPELTLWVDPGEVWCRIGERNYHFLATRLSSSEQEHKVTAKMTSFKDKVMSHSHSAPSSDVERCYSSPLTVSSTDRKIHHMFLYGCLQD, from the exons atgaaaGCAGAAATTGCAGCCGCTGTGTGGTTCCTGAGGAACCTGGTGGAAAGGGCCCACCGCAAGCCGGAGCCTCACAAGTTGGATTTGTTTTGTGAGAAGCTGGCGTCTGCCTTGCAGAAAAAGTTTGAAGGGCACTGGTACCCTGAAAATCCCAGCAAAGGACAGGCATTCAG GAGCATTCGAGTGAATCAGTTCTCTGGACCCGATCCAGATGTGCTTTGGAGCTGTCAGGAAAGTGGAATCGAGAGTGGTGAGATGATCATGCCTCCTGAGCTGACGCTGTGGGTGGACCCTGGTGAGGTCTGGTGTAG AATCGGAGAAAGAAATTATCATTTCTTGGCAACCAGACTCTCTAGCAGCGAGCAAGAGCACAAAGTCACTGCAAAGATGACAAGTTTCAAGGATAAAGTGATGTCACATTCCCACTCTGCCCCTTCCTCTGACGTGGAGAGGTGTTATAGTTCTCCTCTCACAGTCTCCAGCACCGACAGG AAAATCCACCATATGTTCCTCTACGGGTGCCTCCAGGACTAG